One genomic region from Aliarcobacter cryaerophilus ATCC 43158 encodes:
- a CDS encoding DUF294 nucleotidyltransferase-like domain-containing protein has translation MSIQDQESFLSKTHPFEVLTPSQMAMCIEHMDIAYYPKDTVLIGPEKIPKYFFIIIKGSVFEYSPENVVVMDYQSEDTFDSNSLIYGKCENSFRVNEELICYEIEKKIFLELIDKNQKFKDFFLKDLVNKIRTLKDKENTSQLSSFMIAKVSDTLIHEACIVKKDTKLIDAIDKSMKYKTSTIIIEGENKEYGIITDSLLKVKVLLEGRDLSIPVSDIAIFPLLTIKQDDYLFEALTILVKRNIKRVGVVDNDGNMVGIIEQIDILSHFANHTYVIESKIKNAKNIEDLKDASKDFIDIITSLQTKGVKLHHISNLIGQLNTKVYQKIFSLILPLELQKDACLFVMGSEGRNEQIIKTDQDNALIVRDGVDVEQYRPYMQKITDALVFLGYPPCEGNIMVSNPDWCKSYLNFKNDISRWVGTQDMKNFLDLAIFTDSFSVAGDKQMLIDLKEFLYSKVQNDIFMAYFAKSTTAFETPTTISSFIGKENFINIKKAAIFPIVHGIRSLALKEKIKETTTIKRIQILEQRKILDKDRAAELLEALEIANTLRLRHQMELLQQNKPLSNEIETNSLGKIERDLLKESFKIVNDFKKIISYIFKLDKIY, from the coding sequence ATGAGTATTCAAGATCAAGAGAGTTTTTTATCAAAAACTCACCCATTTGAGGTTTTAACACCAAGTCAAATGGCCATGTGTATTGAACATATGGATATAGCTTACTATCCAAAAGATACAGTTTTAATAGGTCCAGAAAAAATACCAAAATATTTTTTTATTATTATTAAAGGTTCAGTTTTTGAATATTCTCCTGAAAATGTCGTAGTTATGGATTATCAAAGCGAAGATACTTTTGATTCAAATTCATTAATTTATGGAAAATGTGAAAATAGTTTTAGAGTAAATGAAGAGCTCATATGCTACGAAATAGAAAAAAAGATTTTTTTAGAGCTAATTGATAAAAATCAAAAATTTAAAGATTTTTTCTTAAAAGATTTGGTAAATAAAATACGAACTCTTAAAGATAAAGAGAACACTTCTCAATTATCATCTTTTATGATAGCAAAAGTAAGCGATACTTTAATACACGAAGCTTGTATCGTGAAAAAAGATACAAAATTAATAGATGCTATTGATAAATCAATGAAATATAAAACTTCAACTATTATAATAGAAGGTGAAAATAAAGAATATGGAATTATTACAGATTCACTACTTAAAGTAAAAGTTCTTTTAGAAGGGAGAGATTTATCTATCCCTGTTAGCGATATTGCTATTTTTCCACTTTTGACTATTAAACAAGATGACTATTTATTTGAAGCTTTGACAATTTTAGTAAAAAGAAATATTAAAAGAGTTGGTGTAGTTGATAATGATGGAAACATGGTTGGAATTATTGAACAAATAGATATTTTATCGCATTTTGCAAATCATACATATGTTATTGAATCAAAGATAAAAAATGCGAAAAATATTGAAGATTTAAAAGATGCTAGTAAAGATTTTATAGATATTATTACAAGTCTTCAAACAAAAGGGGTGAAATTACACCATATTTCAAATCTTATTGGACAACTAAATACAAAAGTTTATCAAAAAATATTCTCACTAATTCTTCCTTTAGAGTTACAAAAAGATGCTTGTTTATTTGTAATGGGAAGTGAAGGAAGAAATGAACAAATTATAAAAACAGATCAGGATAATGCTCTAATTGTAAGAGATGGTGTTGATGTTGAACAATACAGACCTTATATGCAAAAAATTACAGATGCTCTTGTATTTTTAGGTTATCCTCCTTGTGAAGGAAATATAATGGTTTCTAATCCTGATTGGTGTAAATCATATCTAAATTTTAAAAATGATATATCAAGATGGGTCGGCACTCAAGATATGAAAAACTTTTTAGATTTAGCTATATTTACAGACTCATTTTCGGTTGCTGGTGATAAACAGATGCTGATTGATTTAAAAGAGTTTTTATACTCAAAAGTACAAAATGATATTTTTATGGCATATTTTGCAAAATCAACAACAGCATTCGAAACTCCAACAACAATATCTAGTTTTATTGGTAAAGAGAATTTTATAAATATTAAAAAAGCTGCAATTTTTCCAATAGTTCATGGAATTAGAAGTTTAGCTTTAAAAGAAAAAATAAAAGAGACAACAACCATAAAAAGAATCCAAATTTTAGAGCAAAGAAAAATTTTGGATAAAGATAGAGCTGCTGAATTATTAGAAGCACTTGAAATAGCAAATACTTTAAGATTGAGACATCAAATGGAGTTATTACAACAAAACAAACCACTTTCAAATGAGATAGAAACAAATAGCTTAGGAAAAATTGAGAGAGATTTACTAAAAGAATCATTTAAAATTGTAAATGATTTCAAAAAAATAATAAGTTATATATTTAAACTAGATAAGATTTATTAA
- a CDS encoding sodium/substrate symporter small subunit encodes MKIEEPNIKFFREKITLIFTLIFLLSIFSFGFGIVLFGYLNNFNIFGAKLSYFISGQFTIYLSILLIFIYQKQVLKLEKKYENTY; translated from the coding sequence ATGAAAATCGAAGAACCTAATATTAAATTTTTTAGAGAAAAAATAACTCTTATTTTTACTCTTATTTTTTTACTATCAATTTTCTCTTTTGGATTTGGAATAGTTCTTTTTGGCTACTTAAATAATTTCAATATTTTTGGAGCTAAATTATCATATTTTATATCTGGACAATTTACAATTTACTTATCTATTTTATTAATATTTATATATCAAAAACAGGTTTTAAAATTAGAAAAAAAATATGAGAATACCTATTAA
- a CDS encoding CinA family protein produces the protein MATNFSKKDMIKLQNLLRKSKKTITTAESCTGGLVASMITKISGSSDIFNGSIVTYSNTIKNQELGVLNESLDKFGAVSKQVVSEMLDGVLKKFEAHFAIAISGVAGPNGGTKNKPVGTIVIGIASDKKIKKIKKYHLKGSRISIQKQSANIALSKILKFVAKTIDN, from the coding sequence ATGGCAACAAACTTCTCAAAGAAAGATATGATAAAACTTCAAAATCTTTTAAGAAAATCAAAAAAAACAATTACAACTGCAGAATCTTGTACAGGTGGACTAGTTGCAAGTATGATTACTAAAATATCTGGTTCTAGTGATATATTTAATGGTAGCATAGTTACTTATTCTAATACTATTAAAAATCAAGAACTGGGTGTTTTAAATGAAAGCTTAGATAAATTTGGAGCAGTAAGTAAACAAGTTGTATCTGAAATGCTAGATGGTGTTTTAAAAAAATTTGAAGCACATTTTGCTATTGCAATTTCAGGAGTTGCTGGACCAAATGGTGGAACAAAAAATAAACCTGTAGGAACTATTGTAATAGGCATTGCTTCAGATAAAAAAATAAAAAAAATAAAAAAATATCATCTAAAAGGTAGTAGAATTTCAATTCAAAAACAATCGGCAAATATAGCTCTTTCAAAAATTTTAAAATTTGTCGCAAAAACTATTGACAATTAA
- a CDS encoding response regulator transcription factor: MKILLLEDELMLNSAISEYLKNIGHMVESFFDGAEVLKSIENGYDLLILDVNVPSMDGFSILNELNNRKIHIPTIFISAQIDIEDITRAYNLGAREYLKKPFHLGELGIKINQILKKEQNNTTHIRFSENYSYSKDKQTVYFNGEPQNLTKKQLEIIHILALNINMIVDFERFRVDVWDAENIDNPTIRAEISRLKKSLKEDFIKNIRGLGYKIDRYYSV; the protein is encoded by the coding sequence ATGAAAATACTACTTCTTGAAGATGAATTGATGCTAAATAGCGCTATTAGCGAATATTTAAAGAATATTGGTCATATGGTTGAAAGTTTTTTTGATGGTGCTGAAGTTTTAAAAAGTATTGAAAATGGGTATGATTTATTAATTCTTGATGTAAATGTACCAAGTATGGATGGATTTTCTATTTTAAATGAGCTAAACAATAGAAAAATTCATATTCCTACAATTTTTATATCCGCACAAATAGATATTGAAGATATTACAAGAGCTTATAATCTAGGGGCTAGAGAATATCTTAAAAAACCTTTTCATCTAGGAGAATTAGGAATAAAAATAAATCAAATTTTAAAAAAAGAGCAAAATAATACAACGCATATTAGATTCTCAGAAAACTACTCTTATTCAAAAGACAAACAAACAGTATATTTCAATGGAGAACCTCAAAATCTTACAAAAAAACAGTTAGAAATTATTCATATTCTAGCTTTAAACATAAATATGATTGTAGATTTTGAAAGATTTAGAGTAGATGTTTGGGATGCTGAAAATATTGACAATCCAACAATAAGAGCTGAAATTTCAAGATTAAAAAAATCACTAAAAGAGGATTTTATAAAAAATATTCGTGGTCTTGGATATAAAATAGATAGATATTACTCAGTATAA
- a CDS encoding VC_2705 family sodium/solute symporter, which produces MELQSLIYLFVGVSFTIYFGLALWTKASSTKDFYVANKSFNPIFNGISIAVDFISAATFISLCGAFLSFGYDSFAYIIGITSGFVFLTILIVPYLRKMECLSIPLFFEKKFNSKLLKITAILIVVLVSFIYISAQLKGVGIIFSRIFQIDLSTALLIGMCITLFYAFIGGMKNIAYTQIAQYIIILFSFMTPIFFLTIEFTNSYLPQLAIFSKSSIYEERYLIEVFEQTLNDIGFKSFSDFNILNSLLIAISLSLGVASLPHILIKFFSSPTVNDARKSSFWALVFISVIYTSISSLFILSTLNLVKNTNGVEYDAFINNEIDQNEGKWLKTWEKTGLVKFEDLNKNNKIDLKYENNISELSINPDALTLLTTEIANLPNWVISLVLAGALAATLSTITGLILIIKTTISYELLKENFSKNSIVTRVIFSKLLIVLIIVLATLFYIPNYTILQTVAIAFTICTATLFPTLILGIFYKKVNKIGAIFGIAVGLIFTLSYSIYFLYIDSSNNYFFGISSEGIGSIGAILNIIITVIVSKITPKKEKNIEESIDFVKVLK; this is translated from the coding sequence ATGGAACTTCAATCTTTAATATACCTTTTTGTAGGTGTATCATTTACAATATACTTTGGTTTGGCTCTTTGGACGAAAGCTAGTTCTACAAAAGATTTTTATGTTGCAAATAAATCATTTAATCCAATTTTTAATGGAATTTCTATTGCTGTTGATTTTATTAGTGCTGCAACATTTATATCTTTGTGTGGAGCTTTTTTAAGTTTTGGATATGATAGTTTTGCTTACATTATTGGGATTACTTCTGGTTTTGTTTTTCTTACAATTCTTATAGTTCCTTATCTAAGAAAAATGGAGTGCTTATCTATTCCACTTTTTTTTGAAAAAAAATTTAACTCTAAATTACTCAAAATAACTGCAATACTTATTGTTGTTTTGGTATCATTTATATATATTTCGGCACAACTAAAAGGCGTAGGAATAATATTTTCAAGAATTTTTCAAATTGATTTATCAACTGCTCTTCTAATAGGAATGTGCATAACTCTTTTTTATGCTTTTATTGGTGGTATGAAAAATATAGCTTATACACAAATTGCTCAATATATTATTATACTTTTTTCATTTATGACACCTATTTTTTTCTTAACTATTGAATTTACGAACTCTTATCTTCCACAATTAGCTATTTTTTCAAAATCCTCAATATATGAAGAGAGATACTTAATTGAAGTTTTTGAACAAACTTTAAATGATATTGGTTTTAAATCTTTTTCTGACTTTAATATTTTAAATAGTTTATTAATTGCAATATCTTTGAGTTTAGGGGTTGCTTCTTTACCACATATTCTAATCAAATTTTTCTCAAGTCCTACAGTAAATGATGCAAGAAAATCATCATTTTGGGCATTAGTTTTTATATCTGTTATTTATACTTCTATCTCATCTTTATTTATTCTTTCTACTTTAAATTTAGTAAAAAATACAAATGGTGTAGAATATGATGCTTTTATAAATAATGAAATAGATCAAAATGAGGGGAAATGGTTAAAAACTTGGGAAAAAACGGGTTTAGTAAAATTTGAAGATTTGAATAAAAATAATAAAATAGATTTAAAATATGAAAATAATATAAGTGAATTATCAATCAATCCAGATGCACTAACACTCTTAACTACAGAAATTGCAAACTTACCAAATTGGGTTATATCTTTAGTTTTAGCAGGTGCATTAGCCGCAACTTTATCAACAATAACTGGTTTGATTCTAATAATAAAAACCACAATATCTTATGAATTACTAAAAGAAAATTTTAGTAAAAATAGTATTGTTACTAGAGTTATATTTTCAAAGTTATTGATAGTCTTAATTATAGTTTTAGCAACTTTATTTTATATTCCAAACTATACAATTTTACAAACCGTAGCTATAGCTTTTACGATATGCACAGCCACACTATTTCCAACTTTAATTTTAGGAATCTTTTATAAAAAAGTAAATAAAATTGGAGCAATTTTTGGTATAGCTGTTGGACTAATTTTTACACTATCTTATAGTATTTATTTTTTATATATTGATAGTTCAAATAATTACTTTTTTGGTATTAGTAGTGAAGGAATTGGCTCTATTGGTGCAATTTTGAATATTATCATTACAGTTATAGTTTCAAAAATAACACCAAAAAAAGAAAAAAATATAGAAGAATCAATTGATTTTGTTAAAGTTTTAAAATAA
- the ileS gene encoding isoleucine--tRNA ligase, which produces MDYKESLLLPKTDFPMRGGLPQNEPIRYKQWDEKAVYEKMKKNRVGCESFTLHDGPPYANGNIHIGHALNKILKDIINKFHYFDGKSIRYTPGWDCHGLPIEQKVEEKIGSEKKKTIAKSKLRELCREHATKFVNIQKDEFKALGVIADWENPYLTMDFKFEANIYRELCAIAKQGLLVQRSKPVYWSWAAQTALAEAEVEYEDKTSPSIYVAFKHQDIDASLIIWTTTPWTLPANQAIALNKEEEYVLTSDKFIVAKKLYNSLIEQGVISGNVVESIDILKLENTNATNPLNGRNSRIIFGEHVEMSAGSGAVHTAPGHGEDDYKVSLKYGIEVIMPVDAYGKYDETIVREKLFKDCDKYLGLNVFKANDLILEELGSALLKKSDIRHSYPHCWRTHTPIIFRATKQWFISIDDEYGQKNQTLRQNALDVVENLKFYPEWGRNRLKAMLDGRPDWCISRQRDWGVPIAFFRNKKTDEIVFDEKVLNFTAMIFEQHGCDAWYDMEIKDLLYPGSGLNPDDLEKTLDILDVWFDSGSTQNAVLRSGNYDAGTFPADMYLEGSDQHRGWFQSSLLTTLASSEIAPYKSILTHGFTVDEKGEKMSKSKGNVVAPDKVLKEYGSEILRLWVAMSDYQSDLKISDNILKQNGELYRKIRNTARFLLANIDGLDSLVEVSKLGVLDKWILNKAKKVFDEIESSFKVYEFSKGLNKLNNFLVVDLSGIYLDVCKDRLYCDDKNDIHRTASQTAMAMITKKLISTLACILTYTMDEFLDYAPKIIKGDAKDIFDFVKYDLPKVESNINDTLFIEVKEKFSEIKDSLSKDKVIKSTLELEIVTDNKEFLALDEVESSDWFLVSKVSNNSLEEKELGSFKVEDSEFKVYKASGHKCPRCWKYTSTKEDELCSRCEKVAK; this is translated from the coding sequence ATGGATTATAAAGAGAGTTTGTTGCTTCCAAAAACTGATTTTCCAATGAGAGGTGGTTTGCCACAAAACGAACCAATAAGATATAAACAGTGGGATGAAAAAGCTGTTTATGAAAAAATGAAGAAAAACAGAGTAGGATGTGAAAGTTTTACACTTCACGATGGACCTCCTTATGCAAATGGTAATATTCATATTGGTCATGCTTTAAATAAAATTTTAAAAGATATTATAAACAAATTTCACTATTTTGATGGAAAATCTATACGATATACTCCAGGTTGGGATTGTCATGGTTTACCAATTGAACAAAAAGTTGAAGAAAAAATTGGTAGCGAAAAGAAAAAAACTATAGCAAAATCAAAATTAAGAGAACTATGTCGTGAACATGCAACAAAATTTGTAAATATTCAAAAAGATGAATTTAAAGCTTTGGGAGTTATTGCTGATTGGGAAAATCCATATTTAACAATGGATTTTAAATTTGAAGCAAACATATATAGAGAACTTTGTGCTATTGCAAAACAAGGGCTTTTAGTTCAAAGAAGCAAACCTGTTTATTGGTCTTGGGCTGCTCAAACAGCACTTGCAGAAGCTGAAGTTGAATATGAAGATAAGACTTCACCTTCTATTTATGTAGCATTTAAACATCAAGATATAGATGCAAGTTTAATTATTTGGACAACAACACCATGGACTCTTCCAGCAAATCAAGCAATTGCTTTAAATAAAGAAGAGGAATATGTTCTTACAAGTGATAAATTTATAGTGGCAAAAAAACTATATAACTCTTTAATAGAGCAAGGTGTTATATCAGGAAATGTTGTTGAATCAATAGATATTTTAAAACTAGAAAATACAAATGCTACAAACCCATTAAATGGTAGAAATTCAAGAATAATTTTTGGAGAACATGTTGAAATGAGTGCTGGAAGTGGTGCTGTTCATACAGCTCCAGGGCATGGAGAAGATGACTATAAAGTATCACTTAAATACGGTATTGAAGTAATTATGCCAGTTGATGCTTATGGAAAATATGATGAAACAATTGTTAGAGAAAAACTTTTTAAAGATTGTGATAAATATTTAGGATTAAATGTATTTAAAGCAAATGATTTAATACTTGAAGAGTTAGGATCTGCACTACTTAAAAAAAGTGATATTAGACACTCATATCCACACTGTTGGAGAACTCATACACCAATTATTTTTAGAGCTACAAAACAATGGTTTATCTCTATTGATGATGAGTACGGTCAAAAGAATCAAACTCTAAGACAAAATGCTCTTGATGTTGTTGAAAATCTAAAATTTTATCCAGAGTGGGGAAGAAATAGATTAAAAGCGATGCTTGATGGACGTCCTGATTGGTGTATTTCAAGACAAAGAGACTGGGGAGTTCCAATAGCATTTTTTAGGAATAAAAAAACTGATGAGATAGTTTTTGATGAGAAAGTATTAAATTTTACTGCAATGATTTTTGAACAACATGGTTGTGATGCTTGGTATGATATGGAAATTAAAGATTTACTATATCCTGGAAGTGGATTAAATCCTGATGATTTAGAAAAGACTCTGGATATTTTGGATGTTTGGTTTGATAGTGGAAGTACACAAAATGCAGTTTTAAGAAGTGGAAACTACGATGCTGGAACATTTCCTGCAGATATGTATCTTGAAGGAAGCGACCAACATAGAGGTTGGTTCCAATCTTCACTTTTAACAACACTTGCTTCAAGTGAAATTGCTCCTTATAAATCAATTTTAACTCATGGTTTCACTGTTGATGAAAAAGGTGAAAAAATGAGTAAATCTAAAGGAAATGTTGTTGCTCCTGATAAAGTTTTAAAAGAGTATGGAAGTGAAATACTAAGACTTTGGGTTGCTATGAGTGATTATCAAAGTGATTTAAAAATTTCTGATAATATATTAAAACAAAATGGTGAACTTTATAGAAAAATAAGAAATACAGCAAGATTTTTATTGGCAAATATTGATGGGCTTGACTCACTAGTAGAAGTTTCTAAGCTTGGAGTTTTGGATAAATGGATTTTAAATAAAGCAAAAAAAGTTTTTGATGAAATAGAATCTAGTTTTAAAGTATATGAGTTTTCAAAAGGTTTAAATAAACTAAACAACTTTTTAGTTGTAGATTTATCAGGTATTTATCTTGATGTTTGTAAAGATAGATTATATTGTGATGATAAAAACGATATTCATAGAACGGCATCACAAACTGCTATGGCTATGATTACAAAAAAACTGATTTCTACACTAGCTTGTATTTTGACTTATACTATGGATGAATTTTTAGATTATGCACCTAAAATAATAAAAGGTGATGCAAAAGATATTTTTGATTTTGTAAAATATGATTTACCAAAAGTTGAGTCAAATATAAATGATACTTTGTTTATAGAAGTAAAAGAGAAATTTTCAGAAATAAAAGATAGTTTGAGTAAAGATAAAGTTATAAAATCGACTTTAGAGTTAGAAATTGTTACAGATAATAAAGAGTTTTTAGCTTTAGATGAGGTAGAATCAAGTGATTGGTTTTTAGTTAGTAAGGTTTCAAATAATAGTTTAGAAGAAAAAGAGTTAGGAAGTTTCAAAGTAGAAGATAGTGAGTTTAAAGTATATAAAGCAAGTGGACATAAATGCCCTAGATGTTGGAAATATACTTCAACAAAAGAAGATGAGCTATGTTCTAGATGTGAAAAAGTAGCTAAATAA
- a CDS encoding FAD-dependent oxidoreductase, whose translation MSAKHYEVIVVGGGISGAALFFELAKYSDINNICLLEKYDALATLNSKGTSNSQTIHVGDIETNYTFDKAKITKRTAKMIEKFNLMYNLQDKIMFKHQKMALGVGEKEVEFITKRYEQFKEIFPYLELWDKEILREKEPLLVYTDKERTKDRPEPIIAMGTNDQYTTVDFGAMTKELVKAAQEADSSKTTDVFFNQEVDEVEKIGDKFKVTITDGTVYTADFVVVNAGAHSLYLAHKMGHGKHMGSLSMAGSFYITNGTYLNGKVYMVQNDKLPFAALHGDPDILCDGKTRFGPTALALLVLERYKGGKSFFQCLKTLNFDGSIMKIFWDLLKDSDIRNYVFKNFLFEVPGINKKLFVQDAKKIVPSLSVDDIEYAKGFGGVRPQVLNKTEKKLMLGEASITEEKGIIYNMTPSPGATSCLGNAERDIKIVCEYLGKKFNEEQFLADFTDNN comes from the coding sequence ATGAGCGCAAAACACTATGAAGTAATTGTTGTTGGTGGTGGAATTTCTGGAGCTGCTTTATTCTTTGAGTTAGCAAAATATTCGGATATAAATAATATTTGTTTACTTGAAAAGTATGATGCTCTTGCTACACTTAATTCTAAAGGTACAAGTAACTCTCAAACAATACATGTTGGAGATATTGAAACAAACTATACTTTTGATAAAGCAAAAATTACAAAAAGAACAGCAAAGATGATTGAAAAATTTAATCTTATGTATAACTTACAAGATAAAATTATGTTTAAGCATCAAAAAATGGCTCTTGGAGTAGGTGAAAAAGAGGTTGAATTCATAACAAAAAGATATGAACAATTCAAAGAAATTTTTCCATATTTAGAGCTTTGGGATAAAGAAATTTTAAGAGAAAAAGAGCCTTTATTGGTTTATACAGACAAAGAAAGAACAAAAGATAGACCAGAACCAATAATAGCTATGGGAACAAATGACCAATACACAACTGTAGATTTTGGAGCTATGACAAAAGAACTTGTAAAAGCTGCACAAGAAGCAGATAGTTCTAAAACAACTGATGTATTTTTTAATCAAGAAGTAGATGAAGTAGAAAAAATTGGTGATAAATTCAAAGTAACAATTACAGATGGAACTGTTTATACAGCTGACTTTGTTGTTGTAAATGCGGGAGCACATTCACTTTATTTGGCTCATAAAATGGGTCATGGAAAACATATGGGTTCATTATCTATGGCTGGTTCATTTTATATTACAAATGGAACATATTTAAATGGTAAAGTATATATGGTACAAAATGACAAGCTTCCATTTGCTGCACTTCATGGAGATCCAGATATTCTATGTGATGGGAAAACAAGATTTGGACCAACAGCATTGGCTCTTTTAGTGCTTGAAAGATACAAAGGCGGAAAATCTTTCTTCCAATGTTTAAAAACTCTAAACTTTGATGGAAGCATCATGAAAATTTTCTGGGATTTACTAAAAGATAGCGATATTAGAAATTATGTGTTTAAAAACTTCTTATTTGAAGTTCCTGGAATTAATAAAAAACTTTTTGTTCAAGATGCAAAAAAAATTGTTCCATCTTTAAGTGTAGATGATATTGAATATGCAAAAGGTTTTGGAGGAGTTAGACCTCAAGTTTTAAATAAAACAGAGAAAAAACTAATGTTAGGTGAAGCTTCTATAACTGAAGAAAAAGGTATTATTTATAATATGACTCCATCTCCAGGAGCAACTTCTTGTTTAGGAAATGCAGAAAGAGATATAAAAATAGTTTGTGAATATTTAGGTAAAAAATTCAACGAAGAACAATTCTTAGCTGATTTTACAGATAATAACTAA
- a CDS encoding sensor histidine kinase — MLKAKSLYHLIVYSIFFIIILISFFTFIIINNAHEELQEKITTLKEDYTSNQKALLKNHVNYVIKFIDYYYLENKDKFDEKTIQKNLILALNHLNLSSNPNEYIFIFDFNGTLIDNSNDKQEIGKNFLNHQDFKGKNVLKELIEVSKISDGGFVNYFWSKPSLTKETNKISYVQSYDKWNWTIGKGVYLDEIDRLIKQKEEEYSSKISNYTLQITSLTILLILYSIFIYKNATILIVNDVKEIGKYFKESEEKNEPINQNRIILGEFKIIANYANDTMTSIKLKSSMLEELNKNLEIKVNEKTKELSNLVESQKQFLKNSVHEINTPLAIIRTNIDLLKMKIPENKYITNIESGSKTIQYIYDDLSYLIKKDRVLYEKEYLEFSEILKSRLDFFEEIVKSNSLYFIKNIEDDVYLKFNSVELQRVIDNNISNAVKYSFSKSAIHIKLYYLNDNEIEFSVTTNSKIIEDTNKIFEDFYRENKARGGFGLGLKIVKEICDKNLVTIEILSDKKETKFTYRFKINENTTS; from the coding sequence TTGCTAAAAGCTAAAAGTCTATATCATTTAATTGTTTACAGTATATTTTTTATTATTATTTTAATATCTTTTTTTACTTTTATTATTATAAACAATGCACATGAAGAACTTCAAGAAAAGATAACTACACTAAAAGAAGATTATACTAGTAATCAAAAAGCTTTACTTAAAAACCATGTAAACTATGTTATTAAATTTATTGATTACTACTATTTAGAAAATAAAGATAAATTTGATGAAAAAACTATACAAAAAAATCTTATTTTGGCTTTAAATCACTTAAATCTTAGCTCAAATCCAAATGAGTACATCTTTATTTTTGATTTCAACGGAACTTTAATAGATAATTCAAATGACAAGCAAGAAATTGGTAAAAACTTTTTAAATCATCAAGACTTTAAAGGTAAAAATGTTTTAAAAGAGCTAATAGAAGTTTCAAAAATTAGTGATGGAGGATTTGTAAACTATTTTTGGTCCAAACCTAGTTTAACAAAAGAGACAAACAAAATATCTTATGTTCAATCCTATGATAAATGGAACTGGACAATTGGAAAAGGAGTATATTTAGATGAGATTGATAGATTAATTAAACAAAAGGAAGAAGAGTACAGTAGCAAAATATCAAACTATACATTACAAATAACTTCTTTAACTATTTTACTTATTTTATACTCTATATTTATCTATAAAAATGCTACTATATTAATAGTAAATGATGTAAAAGAGATAGGTAAATATTTTAAAGAATCAGAAGAAAAAAATGAGCCAATCAATCAAAATAGAATTATTTTGGGAGAGTTTAAAATTATTGCAAATTATGCAAATGACACTATGACAAGTATAAAATTGAAAAGCTCTATGCTTGAAGAGCTAAACAAAAATCTAGAAATAAAAGTAAATGAAAAAACAAAAGAATTATCAAACTTAGTAGAATCTCAAAAGCAGTTTCTAAAAAATTCCGTACATGAAATAAACACTCCTTTAGCAATTATACGAACAAATATTGATCTGCTTAAAATGAAAATTCCTGAAAATAAATATATCACAAATATTGAATCTGGATCAAAAACTATTCAATATATTTATGATGATTTATCTTATCTTATAAAAAAAGATAGGGTTTTATATGAGAAAGAGTATTTAGAATTTTCAGAAATTCTAAAAAGTAGATTAGATTTTTTTGAAGAGATTGTAAAATCAAACTCTTTATATTTTATAAAAAATATTGAAGATGATGTTTATTTAAAATTTAACTCTGTAGAGCTTCAAAGAGTAATAGACAACAATATATCAAATGCTGTAAAATACTCATTTAGCAAATCAGCAATTCATATAAAATTATATTATCTAAACGACAATGAAATAGAGTTTAGTGTAACAACAAACTCAAAAATAATAGAAGATACAAATAAGATATTTGAAGATTTTTATAGAGAAAATAAAGCTCGAGGTGGCTTTGGATTAGGATTGAAAATTGTAAAAGAGATTTGTGATAAAAATTTAGTTACAATAGAAATTTTATCAGACAAAAAAGAGACAAAATTTACTTACAGGTTTAAAATAAATGAAAATACTACTTCTTGA